One window of Oncorhynchus masou masou isolate Uvic2021 chromosome 33, UVic_Omas_1.1, whole genome shotgun sequence genomic DNA carries:
- the LOC135527806 gene encoding uncharacterized protein LOC135527806, whose translation MGWLSKLKGKMGRLSKLKGKMGWLSKLKGKMGWLSKLKGKMGRLSKLKGKMGWLSKLKGKMGWLSKLKGKMGRLSKLKGKMGWLSKLKGKMGRLSKLKGKMGWLSKLKGKMGRLSKLKGKMGRLSKLKGKMGWLSKLKGKMGRLSKLKGKMGWLSKLKGKMGWLSKLKGKMGWLSKLKGKMGWLSKLKGKMGWLSKLKGKM comes from the coding sequence ATGGGCTGGCTGTCCAAGCTGAAAGGAAAGATGGGAAGGTTGTCCAAGCTGAAAGGAAAGATGGGCTGGCTGTCCAAGCTGAAAGGAAAGATGGGCTGGCTGTCCAAGCTGAAAGGAAAGATGGGAAGGTTGTCCAAGCTGAAAGGAAAGATGGGCTGGCTGTCCAAGCTGAAAGGAAAGATGGGCTGGCTGTCCAAGCTGAAAGGAAAGATGGGAAGGTTGTCCAAGCTGAAAGGAAAGATGGGCTGGCTGTCCAAGCTGAAAGGAAAGATGGGAAGGTTGTCCAAGCTGAAAGGAAAGATGGGCTGGCTGTCTAAGCTGAAAGGGAAGATGGGAAGGTTGTCCAAGCTGAAAGGAAAGATGGGAAGGTTGTCCAAGCTGAAAGGAAAGATGGGCTGGCTGTCCAAGCTGAAAGGAAAGATGGGAAGGTTGTCCAAGCTGAAAGGAAAGATGGGCTGGCTGTCCAAGCTGAAAGGGAAGATGGGCTGGCTGTCCAAGCTGAAAGGGAAGATGGGCTGGCTGTCCAAGCTGAAAGGGAAGATGGGCTGGCTGTCCAAGCTGAAAGGGAAGATGGGCTGGCTGTCCAAGCTGAAAGGGAAGATGTGA
- the LOC135527651 gene encoding octapeptide-repeat protein T2-like yields MQRGRGRQRGRGRRRGRQRRRGRQRGRGRQKGKAEKKGKAARKGKAARKGKAARKGKAEKKGKAEKKGKKGKAEKKGKAEKKGKAEKKGKKKAERKGKAEKKGKAEKKGKAEKKGKAARKGKAARKEKAAKKGKAERKGKAAGKGKAARKGKAERKGKKKGKAEKKGKAEKKGKAEKKGKAEKKGKAARKGKAEKKGKAEKKGKAEKKGQAEKKGKKGKAERKGKAERKGKAERKGKAEKEGEVRCS; encoded by the exons atgcagagaggaaggggaaggcaAAGAGGAAGGGGAAGAAGAAGGGGAAGGCAGAGAAGAAGGGGAAGGCAGCGAGGAAGGGGAAGGCAGAAGGGGAAGGCAGAGAAGAAGGGGAAGGCAGCGAGGAAGGGGAAGGCAGCGAGGAAGGGGAAGGCAGCGAGGAAGGGGAAGGCAGAGAAGAAGGGGAAGgcagagaagaaggggaagaaggggaaggcagagaagaaggggaaggcagagaagaaggggaaggcagagaagaaggggaagaagaaggcagagaggaaggggaaggcagAGAAGAAGGGGAAGGCAGAGAAGAAGGGGAAGGCAGAGAAGAAGGGGAAGGCAGCGAGGAAGGGGAAGGCAGCGAGGAAGGAGAAGGCAGCGAAGAAGgggaaggcagagaggaaggggaaggcagcggggaaggggaaggcagcgaggaaggggaaggcagagaggaaggggaagaagaAGGGGAAGGCAGAGAAGAAGGGGAAGGCAGAGAAGAAGGGGAAGGCAGAGAAGAAGGGGAAGGCAGAGAAGAAGGGGAAGGCAGCGAGGAAGGGGAAGGCAGAGAAGAAGGGGAAGGCAGAGAAGAAGGGGAAGGCAGAGAAGAAGGGGCAGgcagagaagaaggggaagaaggggaaggcagagaggaaggggaaggcagagaggaaggggaaggcagagaggaaggggaaggcagagaaggaaggggaag ttcgctgcagctag